The Desulfonatronovibrio hydrogenovorans DSM 9292 genome includes a window with the following:
- a CDS encoding DMT family transporter, with amino-acid sequence MSDQKKAYLYALLTVGIWSTVASAFKISLRYLDHVQLLFYSGLTSTLVLGCLCIYFFGPFFWMRISISNIKSSLVLGFLNPFLYYLVLFKAYDLLPAQEAQPLNYTWGITLALLSIPLLKQRITKAQILAILISYSGTLVISTRGNVLGLEFSNPLGVSLALGSTIIWSLYWIYNTRDSLDPLLKLFLNFCAGLVYISIFLPFVTTFSFGDIRGLYGAMYVGVFEMGITFVFWLMALRLSRTTAQVSNLIYLSPFLSLVFIYFLVGEQILSSTLIGLALIMSGLIIQSRTRGWSD; translated from the coding sequence ATGTCAGATCAAAAAAAAGCCTATTTATATGCCCTGCTCACCGTAGGCATCTGGTCAACTGTTGCCTCGGCCTTTAAGATCTCTCTTCGATACCTGGACCATGTGCAGCTGCTCTTTTATTCCGGTCTAACGTCAACTCTGGTGCTTGGCTGCCTGTGCATCTACTTTTTCGGTCCTTTTTTCTGGATGAGGATTTCAATCTCTAATATTAAATCCTCCCTGGTGCTGGGTTTTCTCAACCCTTTTTTATACTATCTTGTGCTGTTCAAGGCCTATGATCTGTTGCCGGCCCAGGAAGCCCAGCCTTTGAACTATACCTGGGGCATAACCCTGGCCCTTTTGTCCATCCCTTTGTTAAAGCAAAGAATTACCAAGGCTCAGATCCTGGCCATTCTGATCAGTTATTCCGGGACTCTGGTCATTTCCACCCGGGGAAACGTCCTGGGGCTTGAATTTTCCAATCCTCTGGGGGTCAGCCTGGCCCTGGGGAGCACCATCATCTGGTCCCTGTACTGGATATATAACACCAGGGACAGTCTTGATCCTTTATTAAAGCTTTTTCTGAACTTTTGCGCCGGACTGGTTTACATCAGCATTTTTTTACCCTTTGTAACCACATTCAGCTTCGGGGATATCCGGGGGTTATACGGAGCAATGTATGTGGGGGTATTTGAAATGGGTATTACTTTTGTGTTCTGGCTGATGGCTCTTCGTCTTTCCAGGACAACGGCCCAGGTAAGCAATCTGATCTATCTCTCGCCCTTTTTGTCTCTTGTGTTTATTTACTTTCTCGTGGGTGAACAGATACTTTCGTCCACTTTAATCGGGCTGGCCCTGATCATGTCAGGCCTTATCATCCAGAGCAGAACCCGGGGCTGGTCAGATTAA
- a CDS encoding cobalamin B12-binding domain-containing protein, translating to MQCLLEGDRAQCFKIVKELLEKDVPIHDLYLGLFQKSLYEVGELWENNRISVAVEHMATSITESLLTLAYPRIFAAEHNGRKAVISCIANEFHQIGGKMVADFFELNGWDGYFLGANTPASEMMDIIHHKQPDMLALSLSIYFNMNSLYQILELIKKAHPGLKVIVGGQAFQWGGRDISSRFPGVEYVASIYHLEALLESYEPA from the coding sequence ATGCAATGCCTTCTTGAAGGTGACCGAGCCCAGTGTTTCAAGATAGTTAAAGAACTCCTGGAAAAGGATGTCCCAATTCATGATCTTTACCTGGGCTTGTTTCAAAAATCATTGTATGAGGTTGGCGAGCTCTGGGAAAACAACCGGATATCAGTTGCTGTAGAACACATGGCCACTTCCATCACCGAGAGTCTGCTCACTCTGGCCTATCCAAGAATTTTTGCTGCTGAACACAACGGCAGAAAAGCTGTTATTTCCTGCATAGCCAACGAATTCCATCAGATCGGCGGAAAAATGGTGGCAGACTTTTTTGAACTCAACGGCTGGGATGGGTACTTTCTGGGTGCCAATACTCCTGCATCTGAAATGATGGATATTATCCATCATAAACAGCCGGATATGCTTGCACTTTCATTAAGTATCTATTTCAATATGAATTCTTTGTACCAGATTCTTGAACTGATAAAAAAGGCCCATCCAGGTCTGAAAGTCATAGTCGGGGGACAGGCCTTTCAATGGGGAGGAAGGGATATCAGCAGCAGGTTTCCAGGGGTTGAGTATGTTGCCTCGATTTACCATCTGGAAGCCCTTCTGGAAAGTTATGAGCCAGCTTAA
- a CDS encoding sensor histidine kinase has translation MSQLKASIFSGHILSEYLLQESAVLILVLDSQGLIVEANNYALNIVGQDIKGKDFNQVIVDFSENFNFQKIMAENNQTHLLNISSYTGLPQTFYFRFLKHGDKIIAVGELNHLEIESLRKSLIDLNNEFSNLNRELQKKNAELSKLNQLKNHLLGMAAHDLRNPIGAIDSLSEFLLEEAGPELTQEHIQFLQAIQSSSRFMLNLLDDLLDVAKIEAGRLDLNIQSADLAALTRSWIALNQVMAQKKKIRIDLHQDESLPLVPLDSMKIEQVMNNLLSNAVKFSPSGTVVKVSVFLNSEQVTVAVSDQGPGIPKDDLKKIFQPFTKTSVALPEGEKSTGLGLAIVQKIIKGHKGKIWVESEPGKGSTFYISLPLTDKNKDGVHEK, from the coding sequence ATGAGCCAGCTTAAAGCATCCATTTTTTCTGGCCATATCCTGAGTGAATACCTGCTTCAGGAATCAGCCGTCTTGATTCTTGTTTTGGACAGCCAGGGTTTAATAGTTGAAGCAAACAACTATGCCCTGAATATTGTTGGTCAAGATATCAAGGGCAAGGACTTCAATCAGGTTATTGTCGACTTTTCTGAAAATTTTAATTTTCAGAAAATCATGGCTGAAAACAATCAGACCCACCTGCTGAATATTTCCTCTTACACCGGCCTGCCTCAGACGTTTTACTTCAGATTTTTGAAACATGGTGACAAAATTATTGCTGTGGGCGAACTCAACCATCTGGAAATCGAGTCCCTGCGAAAAAGCCTGATCGACCTTAATAATGAGTTCAGTAATCTCAACCGTGAGCTGCAAAAGAAAAATGCTGAATTGTCCAAACTCAACCAATTAAAGAATCATCTTCTGGGTATGGCCGCCCATGACCTGCGAAATCCCATAGGGGCCATTGACAGCCTTAGTGAATTTTTACTGGAAGAAGCTGGTCCAGAGTTGACCCAGGAACATATCCAGTTTTTACAGGCCATTCAAAGTTCCAGCAGATTCATGCTCAATCTTCTGGACGATCTGCTGGACGTAGCCAAAATAGAGGCAGGCAGGCTTGACTTAAATATCCAGTCTGCTGACCTGGCTGCCCTTACAAGGTCCTGGATCGCCCTTAACCAGGTCATGGCCCAGAAGAAAAAAATCCGTATTGATCTTCATCAGGATGAAAGCCTGCCCTTGGTCCCTTTGGACTCAATGAAGATCGAGCAGGTCATGAACAATCTCTTGTCCAATGCGGTCAAATTTTCTCCGTCAGGCACAGTAGTTAAAGTAAGTGTGTTTTTAAATTCTGAACAGGTTACAGTGGCTGTTTCTGACCAGGGTCCGGGAATTCCTAAGGATGACCTTAAAAAAATTTTTCAACCTTTTACCAAGACCAGCGTAGCCTTGCCTGAAGGAGAAAAGAGCACAGGTCTTGGTCTGGCCATTGTTCAAAAAATAATCAAGGGGCACAAGGGAAAGATCTGGGTGGAAAGCGAGCCTGGAAAAGGCTCGACATTCTACATTTCTCTACCTTTGACAGACAAGAATAAAGATGGAGTCCATGAGAAATGA
- a CDS encoding GspE/PulE family protein codes for MLEKKTTDHAKPDNRYAYLVKTGCLSPASLDKAMEIAKEHQKSMDDVLLDSFAVDKAELGKSLETYYDATFVAFDQSFEPPYELYEQKRLDPDFLKKYQWVPLKKEGNNIIVLVSNPFDLGRLDEIRFIFGTSRIIPQVATARDIELFIDHFHQQYKSEQDISSLVEGMDIGSDQAVDDFIEDNELSEHDSEVVRLVNALLLEAWKRNASDIHIEPNVRSRYCLIRLRIDGTCHEFRKLRLPLARPLVSRIKIMAHLDIAERRLPQDGKVKIRLSEANRVLEFRVATIPTMEGQEDVVMRVLASGKPMSLEELGLSKDNQVSFERLIHSPYGLILVVGPTGSGKTTTLHSAVSYINTPERKIWTAEDPVEISQEGLRQVQVNPKIGLTFASILRSFLRADPDVIMIGEMRDRETAHIGVEASLTGHVVFSTLHTNTAPETVTRLLDMNLDPFNFADSLLGVLGQRLIKTLCPSCKEKYFPTADEMEELALEYGQGFQGRLEKAFLHDSVLYRAKGCRKCIGGYKGRIGIHELMLSTEGIKRMIKYKKPTEEVRAQALKEGMLSIKQDGIIKVLSGITDIHQVRSATGSS; via the coding sequence ATGCTGGAAAAAAAAACCACTGATCATGCCAAACCTGATAACAGGTATGCTTATCTGGTCAAAACCGGCTGTTTGAGCCCTGCCAGCCTAGACAAGGCCATGGAAATTGCAAAAGAGCACCAGAAATCCATGGACGACGTCCTTCTTGACTCATTTGCCGTGGATAAAGCGGAACTGGGCAAGTCTCTTGAGACCTATTATGATGCCACCTTCGTGGCTTTTGATCAGTCCTTTGAACCTCCATACGAGCTTTATGAGCAGAAAAGGCTTGATCCTGATTTTTTGAAAAAATACCAATGGGTTCCTTTAAAAAAAGAAGGGAACAATATAATCGTGCTGGTCAGCAACCCCTTTGACCTGGGACGGCTGGATGAAATCCGGTTTATATTCGGAACCAGCCGGATTATACCCCAGGTGGCCACTGCCAGAGATATTGAACTGTTCATTGATCACTTTCACCAGCAATATAAGTCCGAGCAGGATATATCTTCTCTGGTGGAGGGTATGGATATCGGATCTGATCAGGCGGTTGACGATTTCATTGAAGATAACGAACTCTCCGAACATGACAGTGAAGTGGTCAGACTGGTCAATGCCCTGTTGCTTGAAGCCTGGAAAAGAAACGCTTCAGACATTCATATCGAACCCAATGTCCGTTCCAGATACTGTCTGATTCGACTCAGGATAGACGGTACCTGCCATGAATTCAGAAAACTCCGCCTGCCTCTGGCCAGACCCCTGGTTTCCAGAATCAAGATCATGGCCCACCTGGATATTGCTGAACGAAGACTGCCCCAGGATGGCAAGGTCAAGATCCGTCTGTCCGAGGCAAACAGGGTTCTGGAGTTCAGGGTGGCCACCATTCCTACCATGGAAGGGCAGGAGGATGTGGTCATGAGGGTCCTGGCCTCTGGTAAGCCCATGTCACTGGAGGAACTGGGTCTCAGTAAAGATAATCAAGTCAGCTTTGAGCGTCTGATTCACAGTCCCTACGGACTGATTCTGGTGGTGGGACCCACTGGATCGGGAAAAACCACTACCCTGCATTCAGCAGTCAGCTATATCAACACCCCTGAGCGCAAGATCTGGACTGCTGAAGATCCGGTTGAGATCAGCCAGGAAGGATTGCGCCAAGTCCAGGTGAACCCGAAGATCGGGCTGACTTTCGCTTCGATTCTGCGCTCTTTTCTCAGGGCTGATCCCGACGTGATAATGATCGGGGAAATGAGGGACAGAGAAACAGCCCACATAGGCGTTGAAGCCTCCTTGACCGGTCATGTGGTTTTCAGCACCCTGCATACCAACACTGCTCCGGAAACCGTAACCAGACTCCTGGACATGAATCTGGATCCATTTAATTTTGCTGATTCCCTGCTGGGAGTCTTGGGCCAGAGGCTCATCAAAACCCTGTGTCCATCCTGTAAAGAAAAATATTTCCCAACTGCCGATGAAATGGAAGAGCTGGCCCTGGAATACGGTCAGGGATTCCAGGGCCGGCTGGAAAAGGCTTTTCTTCACGATTCGGTTCTGTACAGGGCAAAGGGCTGCAGAAAATGCATCGGAGGGTATAAGGGAAGGATCGGCATCCACGAATTAATGCTAAGCACTGAGGGCATCAAGCGGATGATCAAGTATAAAAAGCCTACAGAAGAGGTCAGGGCTCAGGCCCTGAAAGAAGGGATGCTTTCCATCAAGCAGGACGGGATAATAAAAGTCCTATCCGGAATAACCGACATTCATCAGGTCCGCTCAGCCACAGGTTCTTCCTGA
- the ilvC gene encoding ketol-acid reductoisomerase: MKVYYENDADLSILKDKTIAIIGYGSQGHAHAQNLRDSGLDVVVGQRPGGENWKQAREDGFEPVSAADAAMKADLIQILVQDQYQPVVFAKEVLPNLTAGKVLVFSHGFNIHFNQIQPPRDVDVVMVAPKGPGHLVRREYVKGGAVPALAAVHQDYSGKAMEYALAYAKGIGSTRSGVIQTTFEEETETDLFGEQVVLCGGVSELIRCGFETLVEAGYQPEVAYFECMHELKLIVDLLYEGGFSKMHHSISDTAEYGDYSRGKRIVSPEAKKEMKKVLEEIQDGTFAREWILENQAGTPGFKAMRRKAHQHQIEEVGTKLRKMMPWLKK; encoded by the coding sequence ATGAAAGTTTATTATGAAAACGACGCTGACTTATCCATACTTAAAGACAAGACCATTGCCATAATCGGCTATGGCAGTCAGGGACACGCCCACGCCCAGAATCTGAGAGATTCCGGACTGGACGTTGTTGTTGGGCAGCGTCCTGGAGGAGAAAACTGGAAGCAAGCCAGGGAAGACGGCTTTGAGCCGGTTTCAGCTGCTGATGCAGCCATGAAGGCTGACCTGATTCAGATCCTGGTTCAGGATCAGTATCAGCCCGTGGTTTTTGCAAAAGAAGTCCTGCCCAACCTGACTGCTGGCAAGGTCCTGGTTTTCAGCCATGGTTTCAATATCCATTTTAATCAGATTCAGCCGCCCAGGGATGTGGATGTAGTCATGGTCGCGCCCAAAGGCCCCGGACACCTGGTTCGCAGGGAATACGTCAAGGGTGGCGCAGTGCCGGCTCTTGCTGCTGTTCACCAGGATTATTCCGGGAAAGCCATGGAGTATGCCCTGGCCTATGCCAAGGGGATCGGCTCAACCAGGTCAGGTGTAATCCAGACTACCTTTGAGGAAGAGACGGAAACCGATTTGTTCGGCGAACAGGTTGTCCTGTGCGGAGGAGTGAGCGAACTTATCAGATGCGGCTTTGAAACCCTGGTGGAAGCAGGGTATCAGCCTGAAGTAGCCTACTTTGAATGCATGCACGAGCTCAAGCTGATAGTTGACCTGCTGTATGAAGGTGGATTCAGCAAAATGCACCATTCAATCAGTGATACAGCGGAATATGGAGATTATTCCAGAGGCAAGCGGATTGTTTCACCTGAGGCCAAGAAGGAAATGAAAAAAGTCCTTGAAGAGATCCAGGACGGAACTTTTGCCAGGGAATGGATCCTGGAAAACCAGGCTGGAACCCCTGGCTTCAAGGCCATGCGACGCAAGGCCCACCAGCATCAGATTGAAGAAGTCGGAACAAAACTTAGAAAAATGATGCCCTGGCTCAAGAAATAA
- the ilvN gene encoding acetolactate synthase small subunit: MRHVLSVLVENEPGVLSRVAGLFSGRGFNIDTLNVGPTLEKGISLMTITTFGDEQIIEQIVKQLRKVVSVIKVVDLTDLKSVEREMVLIKVNAEDSKRAEILRVADIFRCKVVDVSVDEITLEVTGDQGKIKAIVNLLQRFGIKEFARTGTVALRRSMQ; encoded by the coding sequence ATGAGACATGTCCTATCAGTTCTTGTGGAAAATGAGCCCGGAGTCCTGTCCAGAGTTGCCGGCCTTTTCAGCGGGAGAGGCTTCAACATCGACACTCTCAATGTTGGCCCCACCCTTGAAAAGGGTATCTCCCTGATGACCATTACCACTTTTGGAGACGAACAGATAATCGAACAGATTGTTAAACAACTGCGTAAAGTTGTTTCTGTAATCAAAGTCGTGGATCTGACCGATCTAAAGTCCGTAGAAAGGGAAATGGTCTTGATCAAGGTCAATGCAGAAGACTCCAAAAGAGCGGAAATACTCAGAGTAGCCGATATCTTCAGGTGCAAGGTTGTGGATGTCAGTGTGGACGAAATCACTCTGGAAGTCACAGGTGATCAGGGTAAGATCAAGGCCATTGTCAATCTGCTCCAGCGGTTCGGGATCAAAGAATTTGCCAGAACCGGAACTGTAGCCCTGCGCAGGAGCATGCAATAG
- the ilvB gene encoding biosynthetic-type acetolactate synthase large subunit, with the protein MELTGAQILLESLKREGVKHIFGFPGGAVIDIYDQIPNYPIQHYLVRHEQGAVHAADGYARSTGKVGVCLVTSGPGATNTVTGIATAYMDSIPMVIFTGQVPTPLIGNDAFQEVDIVGITRPCTKHNYLVKDIEKLAGTIKEAFYIASTGRPGPVLVDLPKDIMQAKTGYEYPETISIRSYNPNYLPNRKQVKKAVRLIAKAEKPLIYAGGGVISSHAGQVLTRLARKHAIPVTATLMGLGAFPGNDPLWLGMLGMHGTFPANMAVNNSDVLISVGARFDDRVTGKVNTFAPRAKIIHIDIDPTSIRKNVSVHIPIVSDCLNALEAMEQELDSLEDLDWQQKHDSWLKKVQKWADEHPLKYESKEGVVKPQFVMEKIYQITKGEAIISTEVGQNQMWAAQFYRYHAPRTLLTSGGLGTMGYGFPAAIGAQVAHPDKLVIDIAGDGSIQMNIQEMATAMSYKLPVKIVILNNGYLGMVRQWQELFYNRNYCSTCLHLNPDFVKLAQAFGAEGYLIEKNEDVEPVLTKAFASPLPCIVDVRVEPEENVYPMVPAGASLTEMLLV; encoded by the coding sequence ATGGAGCTCACCGGGGCTCAGATCCTGCTTGAAAGCCTTAAGCGGGAAGGTGTGAAACATATATTCGGTTTTCCTGGTGGAGCGGTCATTGATATTTATGACCAAATTCCAAACTATCCGATCCAGCATTATCTTGTGCGCCATGAGCAGGGGGCTGTGCACGCTGCGGACGGATATGCCAGGTCAACCGGCAAGGTAGGGGTCTGTCTGGTCACTTCTGGTCCCGGAGCCACAAATACTGTGACCGGCATCGCCACTGCCTACATGGATTCCATACCTATGGTTATTTTCACCGGGCAGGTGCCGACTCCGCTCATCGGCAATGATGCCTTTCAGGAAGTTGATATTGTGGGCATCACCAGGCCTTGTACCAAGCATAACTACCTGGTCAAGGATATTGAAAAGCTGGCCGGAACTATCAAGGAAGCTTTTTACATTGCTTCTACAGGAAGACCCGGCCCAGTGCTGGTGGACCTGCCCAAAGACATTATGCAGGCCAAGACTGGTTATGAATATCCGGAAACCATCAGCATCAGAAGTTACAACCCTAATTATCTGCCCAACAGAAAACAGGTCAAAAAGGCTGTAAGGCTCATTGCCAAGGCTGAAAAGCCGCTGATCTATGCCGGAGGCGGGGTAATATCCTCCCATGCAGGCCAGGTCCTGACCAGACTTGCCAGAAAGCATGCGATTCCTGTCACAGCCACCCTGATGGGCCTGGGGGCATTTCCTGGCAATGATCCTTTGTGGCTTGGAATGCTTGGAATGCATGGGACTTTTCCTGCCAACATGGCTGTGAACAACTCCGATGTTCTGATCTCTGTCGGGGCCAGATTTGATGACCGGGTCACCGGAAAAGTGAACACTTTTGCACCTAGAGCCAAGATCATTCATATTGACATAGACCCGACATCCATCCGCAAGAACGTATCTGTGCATATCCCCATAGTATCCGACTGCCTGAATGCTCTTGAAGCCATGGAACAGGAACTGGACAGCCTTGAGGACCTGGACTGGCAGCAAAAACACGACAGCTGGTTAAAAAAAGTCCAGAAATGGGCTGACGAACATCCCCTGAAGTATGAATCTAAAGAAGGGGTTGTAAAGCCTCAGTTCGTTATGGAAAAAATCTACCAAATCACTAAAGGGGAAGCCATCATTTCCACTGAAGTGGGTCAGAACCAGATGTGGGCGGCCCAGTTCTATCGGTATCATGCTCCAAGAACGCTTTTGACTTCCGGAGGACTTGGCACAATGGGATACGGCTTTCCTGCTGCCATCGGCGCCCAGGTGGCCCATCCTGACAAACTGGTTATTGATATTGCAGGGGACGGTTCTATTCAGATGAATATCCAGGAAATGGCCACTGCCATGAGTTACAAGCTCCCGGTCAAGATAGTCATCCTCAACAATGGATACCTAGGCATGGTCAGACAATGGCAAGAGCTCTTCTACAACAGGAATTACTGCTCCACCTGCCTCCATCTGAACCCAGACTTTGTCAAGCTGGCCCAGGCATTTGGAGCTGAAGGATACCTGATTGAGAAAAATGAGGATGTGGAGCCTGTTTTGACTAAAGCCTTTGCTTCGCCCCTTCCCTGCATTGTTGACGTCCGGGTGGAACCAGAGGAAAATGTATATCCCATGGTTCCGGCTGGGGCCTCACTGACTGAAATGCTTTTGGTTTAG
- a CDS encoding DUF167 domain-containing protein translates to MNYFEKISNNTWRINVLVQPRARKDEIAGIHDQRMKIRIKAPPVDGKANHYLCAFLAGVIGLRRNQVVVEKGLSSRCKSVVVSNVDRQTMELFFKKIQ, encoded by the coding sequence ATGAATTACTTTGAAAAAATCAGCAACAATACATGGAGAATCAATGTCCTGGTTCAGCCCAGGGCCAGGAAGGATGAAATCGCCGGCATTCATGATCAAAGGATGAAAATCAGGATAAAGGCGCCACCAGTGGACGGCAAGGCCAATCATTATCTGTGTGCATTCCTGGCTGGGGTCATTGGCCTGAGAAGGAATCAGGTCGTGGTGGAAAAAGGGTTGTCATCCCGATGTAAAAGTGTGGTTGTTTCGAATGTGGACAGACAGACAATGGAACTTTTTTTTAAAAAAATACAATAA
- a CDS encoding DivIVA domain-containing protein produces MDISKIDILNKKFSSSLFGYKKQDVEMFLQELADYVGTLAEQKMDLERSLKGLEEKIQEYRGREEILQNTLVTTQKMTDDIKSNAQKQAKLIIQESQSKAEDILRHAHKRLAQIHEDISELKKQRAHFEIKLRSIIESHLKLLDSQDEDNLHLEEAESKLKFLQKA; encoded by the coding sequence ATGGACATATCCAAAATTGACATACTTAACAAAAAATTCTCTTCTTCTTTGTTTGGCTATAAAAAACAGGATGTTGAAATGTTTCTGCAGGAGCTGGCCGACTATGTGGGGACCCTGGCGGAACAGAAGATGGACTTGGAACGCAGTCTCAAAGGCCTGGAAGAAAAGATTCAGGAGTACAGAGGAAGGGAGGAAATACTCCAGAATACTCTGGTGACCACCCAGAAAATGACAGATGATATCAAGTCCAATGCTCAAAAGCAGGCCAAACTGATCATCCAGGAATCTCAGTCCAAGGCTGAAGACATTTTAAGACATGCCCATAAACGGCTGGCCCAGATTCACGAAGACATCTCTGAGCTGAAAAAGCAGCGGGCTCATTTTGAAATCAAGCTCAGGTCCATAATCGAGTCTCATCTTAAGCTCCTGGATTCTCAAGATGAGGACAATCTGCACCTGGAGGAAGCTGAATCCAAGCTCAAATTTCTGCAGAAAGCCTGA
- a CDS encoding YggT family protein, whose protein sequence is MFVFSNFLTAIISVADTLLSLYFWIVIISALLSWVNPDPYNPIVRILRNLTEPVFYRVRTWIPFTNLGGIDLSPVVVLIGIQFIRMFIIQTLYQMAAGVG, encoded by the coding sequence ATGTTCGTTTTCAGCAACTTTTTAACTGCCATAATCAGCGTAGCTGATACCCTGCTTTCCCTTTACTTCTGGATAGTAATCATTTCAGCTCTGTTGTCCTGGGTCAATCCTGATCCCTACAACCCTATTGTCCGGATACTCCGAAATCTGACTGAACCAGTTTTTTACCGTGTCCGCACCTGGATTCCCTTTACCAACCTCGGCGGCATTGATCTCTCTCCGGTGGTTGTCCTGATCGGCATCCAGTTTATCCGCATGTTCATTATACAAACCCTTTATCAAATGGCTGCTGGGGTTGGATAG
- a CDS encoding HAD family hydrolase has translation MQLCNPFLKDPGLKEIKGIVFDCDGVLFDSKDVNIHFYNQVRSCFDLSPMSKEQEDFVHMHSVQESFNHILPLGYESELSKIKDKLDYSSLLPHMRMEEGLVELLELLSLRKIKTAINTNRTTTMDLLLATFGLDKYFWPVVTASDVSRPKPHPESLFKIMDIWSVSAREMVFIGDSIVDQETAQGADVQFWGYKNDGLQAKMLVPDFWILRDFLMRNLD, from the coding sequence TTGCAGCTGTGCAATCCTTTTTTAAAAGACCCCGGCCTGAAAGAGATTAAGGGTATAGTATTCGATTGTGACGGGGTCCTTTTTGATTCCAAAGATGTAAACATCCATTTTTACAATCAGGTCCGAAGCTGTTTTGATCTTTCCCCCATGTCCAAGGAACAGGAAGATTTTGTTCATATGCATTCGGTGCAGGAATCATTCAACCATATTCTGCCCCTGGGCTATGAATCAGAGCTTTCAAAGATCAAGGACAAACTGGATTATTCGAGTTTACTGCCCCATATGCGCATGGAAGAAGGTCTGGTTGAGCTGCTTGAACTTTTGAGTCTGAGAAAGATCAAAACCGCAATCAATACCAACAGAACAACAACCATGGATCTGCTTCTGGCAACCTTTGGGCTTGATAAGTACTTCTGGCCGGTTGTAACCGCATCTGATGTAAGCAGGCCCAAGCCTCATCCGGAAAGTCTTTTTAAGATAATGGATATCTGGTCTGTTTCTGCAAGAGAGATGGTGTTCATCGGTGACTCCATCGTTGACCAAGAAACAGCCCAGGGAGCTGATGTTCAGTTCTGGGGATACAAAAACGACGGTTTGCAGGCAAAAATGCTTGTTCCTGATTTTTGGATTCTACGCGATTTTTTGATGCGCAATCTGGATTAA